The following proteins come from a genomic window of Pseudochaenichthys georgianus chromosome 17, fPseGeo1.2, whole genome shotgun sequence:
- the LOC117462193 gene encoding nucleolin isoform X3, with product MYAPRKIREEMAPFPQQPRSEPKILLREPSVPRTTSFHKPLSVQNLTHIEAPWENVTLNRCLFVVISILVLTSGFHRLHETLRGKRTAEEEEEEVGVIVRRSGSLRHRGQPPEPETTLWEVMFWWLPDLDDEEDEEEDEDDDGLVKKGKSKKGAGLRNKPLPDKKLMKPKEGKLKDRRARVEEIKDMKTIDKKEEPEKTADEEENEEVKPEKTKKLQEKKKKTQ from the exons ATGTACGCTCCGAGGAAAATCAGAGAG GAAATGGCTCCATTTCCACAACAACCAAGATCAGAACCCAAGATTTTACTGAGGGAACCCAGCGTCCCCAGAACAA CATCTTTTCACAAACCCTTGTCCGTCCAAAACTTGACTCATATTGAAGCCCCCTGGGAGAATGTCACCCTCAACCGCTGTCTGTTTGTGGTCATTTCCATCCTGGTGCTCACCTCCGGCTTTCATAGGCTTCATG AAACTCTGCGTGGTAAGAGGAcagcagaggaggaagaggaagaagttGGTGTGATAGTGAGACGTTCAGGCTCATTACGACATAGAGGACAGCCACCCGAG CCCGAGACAACACTTTGGGAAGTCATGTTTTGGTGGCTGCCAGAcctagatgatgaagaggatgaggaggaagatgaagacGATGATGGACTTGTCAAAAAAGGAAAGTCAAAGAAAGGAGCAGGTCTTAGAAACAAGCCACTGCCAGACAAAAAACTCATGAAGCCAAAAGAAGGGAAATTAAAGGACAGGAGAGCCAGGGTCGAAGAAATCAAAGACATGAAGACAATAGATAAAAAGGAGGAACCTGAAAAAACAGCAGATGAGGAAGAAAATGAGGAGGTAAAGCCTGAGAAGACTAAAAAGCTGCaggaaaagaagaaaaagactCAATGA